One Paraburkholderia dioscoreae DNA segment encodes these proteins:
- the ffh gene encoding signal recognition particle protein, protein MLDNLTQRMARVVKTLRGEARLTEANTQEMLREVRLALLEADVALPVVREFIAKVKEKALGEEVISSLSPGQALVGVVQRELTAIIGGDYEGKAVELNLAVTPPAVILMAGLQGAGKTTTVGKLAKLLREKYKKKVLTVSCDVYRPAAIAQLKTVTEQVGADFFPSEPDQKPVDIARAAVDWAKRHYHDVLLVDTAGRLGIDEAMMKEITALHTELKPAETLFVVDAMLGQDAVNTAKAFSDALPLTGVVLTKLDGDSRGGAALSVRHVTGKPIKFVGVAEKLDGLEVFHPDRMANRILGMGDILALVEEAQRGVDVQAAQKLADKVKKGGDFDLNDFRAQLTQMKGMGGLSSLMDKLPAQFQQAAAGADMGQAEKQMRRMEGIINSMTPLERAKPDLIKATRKRRIAAGAGVQVQEVNRMLNQYDQMRTMMKKLKGGNLQKMMRGMKGMLPGMR, encoded by the coding sequence ATGCTCGACAATCTGACTCAACGGATGGCGCGCGTCGTCAAGACGCTGCGCGGCGAAGCCCGGCTCACCGAGGCGAACACCCAGGAAATGCTGCGCGAGGTGCGTCTCGCGCTGCTCGAGGCCGACGTGGCGCTGCCCGTCGTGCGCGAGTTCATCGCCAAGGTGAAGGAAAAGGCGCTCGGCGAGGAAGTCATCAGCAGCCTGTCGCCGGGCCAGGCGCTCGTTGGCGTGGTGCAGCGCGAACTGACCGCGATCATCGGCGGCGACTACGAAGGCAAGGCGGTCGAACTCAACCTCGCCGTCACGCCGCCGGCCGTCATCCTGATGGCGGGCCTGCAAGGCGCCGGTAAAACGACCACCGTCGGCAAGCTCGCCAAGCTGCTGCGCGAAAAGTACAAGAAGAAAGTACTGACCGTTTCGTGCGACGTCTACCGCCCTGCCGCTATCGCGCAGTTGAAGACGGTGACCGAGCAGGTCGGCGCGGATTTCTTCCCGTCCGAACCGGACCAGAAACCGGTCGACATCGCGCGCGCCGCCGTGGATTGGGCCAAGCGCCACTATCACGACGTGCTGCTGGTCGACACGGCCGGCCGTCTCGGCATCGACGAAGCGATGATGAAGGAAATCACCGCGCTGCACACCGAGCTGAAACCGGCGGAAACGCTGTTCGTGGTTGACGCGATGCTCGGCCAGGACGCGGTGAACACCGCCAAGGCCTTTAGCGACGCACTGCCGCTCACCGGCGTGGTCCTCACCAAGCTCGACGGCGACTCGCGCGGCGGCGCGGCGCTCTCCGTGCGCCATGTCACGGGCAAGCCGATCAAGTTCGTCGGCGTCGCGGAAAAGCTCGACGGCCTCGAAGTCTTCCACCCGGATCGCATGGCGAACCGGATTCTCGGCATGGGCGACATTCTTGCCCTCGTCGAAGAAGCGCAGCGCGGTGTGGACGTTCAGGCGGCGCAGAAACTCGCCGACAAGGTCAAGAAAGGCGGCGACTTCGATCTGAACGATTTCCGCGCACAGCTGACGCAAATGAAGGGCATGGGCGGCCTGTCGTCGCTGATGGACAAATTGCCCGCGCAATTCCAGCAGGCCGCCGCCGGCGCCGACATGGGCCAGGCCGAAAAGCAGATGCGCCGCATGGAAGGCATCATCAATTCCATGACGCCGCTGGAACGCGCGAAGCCCGACCTGATCAAGGCCACGCGCAAGCGCCGCATTGCCGCGGGCGCGGGCGTGCAGGTCCAGGAAGTCAACCGCATGCTGAATCAGTACGACCAGATGCGCACCATGATGAAAAAGCTCAAGGGCGGCAATCTGCAGAAGATGATGCGCGGCATGAAGGGCATGTTGCCTGGCATGCGCTAA
- a CDS encoding CNP1-like family protein encodes MKALALVVACVATGALLAGCSSAGKPTNKDDSAFTYLLDRQSNWVENKVGTLPPLPQDSNLLPFEVSGNTPLQFAVDRNSLTVGSDGVVRYTVVVTSASGARNVNYEGIRCDTYEWRLYAGLNADHDGWDTTVANDFTRIENGTLNAYHAALYQDYLCANKMPMGNAKTILENIRYKRTASSLIH; translated from the coding sequence TTGAAAGCACTTGCTCTCGTCGTGGCGTGCGTCGCCACCGGCGCCCTGCTGGCTGGCTGTTCGAGCGCCGGCAAACCTACCAATAAAGACGACAGCGCGTTCACGTATTTGCTGGACCGGCAGAGCAACTGGGTTGAGAACAAGGTGGGCACTCTGCCGCCGTTGCCACAAGACTCGAATCTGCTGCCCTTCGAAGTTTCCGGCAATACGCCGCTGCAGTTCGCGGTCGATCGCAACTCGCTCACCGTCGGCTCCGACGGCGTGGTCCGCTATACGGTGGTCGTGACGAGCGCGAGCGGCGCTCGCAACGTGAACTACGAAGGGATCCGCTGCGACACATACGAATGGCGCCTGTATGCCGGCCTCAATGCGGACCACGACGGGTGGGACACAACGGTCGCGAATGATTTCACGCGCATCGAGAACGGCACGCTGAACGCTTACCATGCCGCGCTGTATCAGGATTATCTGTGCGCGAACAAGATGCCGATGGGGAATGCAAAGACGATTCTGGAGAACATCCGCTACAAGCGCACGGCGAGTTCGTTGATCCACTGA
- a CDS encoding ribonucleoside-diphosphate reductase subunit alpha — MQTTDNVTTRYEGSPTGQAFGQAQGAQALAPQATFADYKVIRRNGSVVSFEPSKIAIAVTKAFLAVNGGQGAASARVRELVEQLTQNVVRALVRSRPNGGTFHIEDIQDQVELALMRGGEHNVARAYVLYREKRTQARGHDDQIVANTPGLNVTDNGVTRPLDMAALRGIIELACSNLGDAVSADPIIAETVKNLYDGVPMSQVYDSAILAARTMIEKDPAYSQVTARILLHTIRREILEEEVTQTEMGERYAEYFPQFIKRGVQAELLDDKLLQFDLKRLGAALDNNRDLQFGYLGLQTLYDRYFLHHDGVRIEMPQAFFMRVAMGLSLNEIDREARAIEFYNVLSTFDFMSSTPTLFNSGTRRSQLSSCYLTTVDDDLDGIYEALKENALLSKFAGGLGNDWTRVRALGSHIKGTNGKSQGVVPFLKVVNDTAVAVNQGGKRKGAVCAYLETWHLDIEEFLELRKNTGDDRRRTHDMNTANWIPDLFMKRVMEGGDWTLFSPSTCPDLHDKFGAEFETAYTAYEDKVARGEIKLFKKIPAAQLWRKMLGMLFETGHPWITFKDPCNVRSPQQHVGVVHSSNLCTEITLNTSDAEIAVCNLGSVNLVAHLKEQADGTLVLDHDKLKRTVSVAMRMLDNVIDINYYAVAKARNSNLKHRPVGMGIMGFQDCLHLLRTPYASEEAVKFADTSMEAVCYYAYYASTELAQERGRYSSYRGSLWDRGILPQDSVKLLAEARGGYVEVDSSESMDWTELRSRIATYGMRNSNCVAIAPTATISNIIGVSACIEPTFQNLYVKSNLSGEFTVVNDYLVRDLKARGLWDEVMVADLKYFDGTLSRIDRIPADLRAIYATAFEVDPKWLVEAASRRQKWIDQAQSLNIYMGGASGKKLDEIYKLAWVRGLKTTYYLRTMAATHVEKSTVAHGALNAVSSGGGEGSGGAAGGAAGGFGANNGAAGGAAGGFQAAAAAPAVAVEAAPEADGPVCMMRPGDPGFDECEACQ; from the coding sequence ATGCAAACCACCGACAACGTGACGACCCGGTATGAGGGCTCACCGACTGGCCAGGCCTTTGGCCAGGCACAAGGCGCACAAGCGCTCGCGCCGCAAGCGACCTTCGCCGACTACAAGGTGATCCGTCGTAACGGCAGTGTCGTGTCGTTCGAACCGTCGAAAATCGCCATCGCCGTGACGAAGGCATTTCTGGCCGTCAACGGTGGTCAAGGCGCCGCGTCGGCGCGCGTGCGCGAACTGGTCGAGCAACTCACGCAGAACGTGGTGCGCGCGCTCGTGCGCAGCCGCCCGAACGGCGGTACGTTCCATATCGAAGACATTCAGGATCAGGTGGAACTCGCGCTGATGCGCGGCGGCGAGCACAACGTCGCGCGTGCGTACGTGCTGTATCGCGAGAAGCGCACCCAGGCTCGCGGTCATGACGATCAGATCGTGGCGAACACGCCGGGTCTGAACGTGACCGACAACGGCGTCACGCGTCCGCTGGACATGGCCGCGCTGCGCGGCATCATCGAACTGGCTTGCTCGAACCTGGGCGACGCGGTGAGCGCCGATCCGATCATCGCGGAAACGGTCAAGAATCTGTACGACGGCGTGCCGATGAGCCAGGTCTACGATTCGGCGATCCTGGCTGCCCGCACGATGATCGAAAAGGATCCGGCTTATAGCCAGGTCACCGCGCGCATCCTGCTGCACACCATTCGTCGCGAGATCCTCGAAGAGGAAGTCACGCAAACGGAAATGGGCGAGCGCTACGCGGAATACTTCCCGCAGTTCATCAAGCGCGGCGTGCAAGCCGAACTGCTCGACGACAAGCTGCTGCAGTTCGACCTGAAGCGTCTCGGCGCCGCGCTCGACAACAACCGCGACCTGCAATTCGGCTACCTCGGTCTGCAAACGTTGTACGACCGCTACTTCCTGCATCACGACGGCGTGCGCATCGAAATGCCGCAGGCATTCTTTATGCGTGTCGCGATGGGCCTGTCGCTGAACGAGATCGACCGTGAAGCGCGCGCGATCGAGTTTTACAACGTGCTGTCGACCTTCGACTTCATGTCGTCCACGCCCACTTTGTTCAACTCGGGCACCCGCCGCTCGCAACTGTCGTCGTGCTACCTGACCACGGTCGACGACGACCTCGACGGCATCTACGAAGCGCTGAAGGAAAACGCGCTGCTGTCGAAGTTCGCCGGCGGTCTGGGCAACGACTGGACGCGCGTGCGTGCGCTCGGTTCGCACATCAAGGGCACCAACGGCAAGTCGCAAGGCGTGGTGCCGTTCCTGAAAGTGGTGAACGACACGGCGGTCGCCGTGAACCAGGGCGGCAAGCGCAAGGGCGCGGTGTGCGCGTACCTGGAAACGTGGCACCTGGACATCGAGGAATTCCTCGAACTGCGCAAGAACACCGGCGACGACCGCCGACGTACCCACGACATGAACACGGCGAACTGGATTCCCGACCTGTTCATGAAGCGCGTGATGGAAGGCGGCGACTGGACGCTGTTCTCGCCGTCCACCTGCCCGGACCTGCACGACAAGTTCGGCGCCGAGTTCGAAACGGCTTACACGGCTTACGAAGACAAGGTCGCGCGCGGCGAGATCAAGCTGTTCAAGAAGATCCCCGCGGCGCAACTGTGGCGCAAGATGCTGGGCATGCTGTTCGAAACCGGCCACCCGTGGATCACGTTTAAGGATCCGTGCAATGTGCGCTCGCCGCAACAGCACGTCGGCGTCGTCCACTCGTCGAACCTGTGCACGGAAATCACGCTGAACACGAGCGACGCTGAAATCGCCGTCTGCAACCTGGGCTCCGTGAACCTCGTCGCTCACCTGAAGGAACAGGCCGACGGCACGCTCGTGCTCGACCACGACAAGCTCAAGCGCACCGTCAGCGTGGCGATGCGCATGCTCGACAACGTGATCGACATCAACTACTACGCGGTCGCCAAGGCGCGTAACTCGAACCTGAAGCACCGTCCGGTCGGCATGGGCATCATGGGCTTCCAGGACTGCCTGCACCTGCTGCGCACGCCGTACGCGTCGGAAGAAGCGGTCAAGTTCGCCGACACGTCGATGGAAGCGGTCTGTTACTACGCTTACTACGCGTCGACGGAACTGGCGCAGGAGCGCGGCCGTTACTCCAGCTACCGTGGCTCGCTGTGGGATCGCGGCATCCTCCCGCAAGACTCGGTGAAGCTGCTCGCCGAAGCACGCGGCGGTTATGTGGAAGTCGATTCGAGCGAGTCGATGGACTGGACCGAGTTGCGTTCGCGCATCGCCACCTACGGCATGCGCAACTCGAACTGCGTCGCGATCGCGCCGACGGCGACGATCTCGAACATCATCGGCGTGTCGGCCTGTATCGAACCGACCTTCCAGAACCTGTATGTGAAGTCGAATCTGTCGGGCGAATTCACGGTGGTCAACGACTACCTGGTGCGCGACCTGAAGGCACGCGGCCTGTGGGACGAAGTGATGGTCGCCGACCTGAAGTACTTCGACGGCACGCTCTCGCGCATCGACCGTATTCCGGCCGACCTGCGCGCGATCTACGCCACCGCGTTCGAAGTCGATCCGAAGTGGCTGGTCGAAGCGGCGTCGCGTCGTCAGAAGTGGATCGACCAGGCGCAGTCGCTGAACATCTACATGGGCGGCGCATCGGGTAAGAAGCTCGACGAGATCTACAAGCTCGCCTGGGTGCGTGGCCTGAAGACCACGTACTACCTCCGCACGATGGCGGCGACCCACGTCGAGAAATCGACGGTGGCGCACGGCGCGCTGAATGCGGTGAGCTCGGGTGGCGGCGAAGGTTCGGGCGGTGCCGCGGGTGGCGCAGCCGGTGGTTTCGGTGCGAACAACGGTGCGGCTGGTGGTGCCGCAGGTGGCTTTCAGGCTGCAGCGGCCGCGCCAGCAGTCGCGGTTGAAGCAGCGCCGGAAGCGGATGGTCCGGTGTGCATGATGCGTCCGGGCGATCCTGGCTTCGACGAGTGCGAGGCTTGCCAGTAA
- a CDS encoding PP0621 family protein, which translates to MRQIFLLILLFIVGQWLVKALRRHDAQASQRNGTGANGAAGAKGPNGPNGGARASAPAQLAEPMIRCVECGVHAPKSDSVVVAGQPFCCAAHAQRHGARPTGRDAR; encoded by the coding sequence ATGCGACAAATATTTCTGTTGATCCTGTTGTTCATCGTCGGCCAGTGGCTGGTGAAGGCGCTGCGTCGTCATGACGCGCAGGCGTCCCAGCGCAACGGTACCGGCGCCAATGGCGCCGCGGGTGCAAAAGGCCCGAATGGTCCGAACGGCGGCGCGCGCGCTTCCGCGCCGGCGCAACTCGCCGAGCCGATGATCCGTTGTGTCGAATGCGGCGTGCACGCGCCGAAGAGCGATTCCGTGGTGGTGGCGGGGCAGCCGTTCTGCTGCGCCGCGCACGCGCAGCGTCACGGCGCGCGACCCACGGGCCGCGACGCTCGATGA
- the ampD gene encoding 1,6-anhydro-N-acetylmuramyl-L-alanine amidase AmpD codes for MSVEFTVDADGWVAAARKLPSPNFEARLDGAEPTLIVVHNISLPPNEFGGTAIAELFLNTLDCDAHPYYDSHLRGVRVSAHFVIHRDGALEQFVSCNERAWHAGPSNFFGRQRCNDFSIGIELEGSDTTPFEAAQYRTLGALVNALKARYPVEALAGHSDIAPGRKTDPGPHFDWQRLQRDTSLAAQYFPYLKFSKTR; via the coding sequence ATGAGCGTCGAGTTCACCGTCGACGCCGACGGTTGGGTCGCCGCCGCACGCAAACTGCCATCGCCGAATTTCGAAGCGCGGCTCGACGGGGCCGAGCCGACGCTGATCGTCGTCCACAACATCAGCCTGCCGCCCAACGAATTCGGCGGCACCGCAATCGCCGAACTGTTCCTCAACACGCTCGATTGCGACGCTCACCCGTACTATGACTCGCACCTGCGCGGCGTGCGGGTGTCGGCGCATTTCGTGATTCATCGCGACGGCGCGCTCGAGCAATTCGTGTCGTGCAACGAACGCGCGTGGCACGCCGGGCCGTCGAATTTTTTCGGCCGCCAGCGTTGCAATGATTTCTCGATCGGTATCGAGTTGGAAGGCAGCGACACCACGCCTTTCGAAGCGGCGCAATACCGCACGCTCGGCGCCTTGGTGAACGCGCTGAAGGCGCGCTATCCGGTCGAGGCGCTTGCCGGTCACTCGGACATCGCCCCCGGTCGCAAGACCGATCCGGGGCCGCATTTCGACTGGCAGCGTCTGCAGCGCGACACCTCGCTCGCCGCTCAGTATTTCCCCTATCTCAAGTTTTCCAAAACGCGGTAA
- a CDS encoding proline--tRNA ligase — MKASRFFIGTLKEAPADAEIVSHKLMVRAGMIRRVAGGIYNYLPIGLRSIRKVEAIVREEMNRAGAIELLMPAVQPAELWQESGRWEKYGPELLRFKDRKQSDFVIGPTHEEVVTDIARNQIKSYRQLPVNFYQVQTKFRDEIRPRFGVMRGREFIMKDAYSFDKDMDGLRESYRKMYDAYVRIFTRLGLDFRAVAADNGSIGGSGSHEFHVIAETGEDAIAYCPTSDFAANVEAAEALPLHAERAAPAEEMKKTATPGKAKCEAVAELLNIPLERTIKSIILATENEGAGPTIWLLMLRGDHDLNEIKASKLPGLADFRMATEAEIIETFGTPPGYLGPLNTKKPVKVVADRTVANMSDFVVGSNEVDYHTTGVNWGRDLPEPVVADIRNVKKGDPSPDGKGVIDICRGIEVGHVFQLGTKYSEAMNATCLDETGKPRPMEMGCYGIGVTRILGAAIEQNFDDRGIIWPESIAPFEVVLCPMGYDRSEAVREAADKLYATLVEAGIDVILDDRGERPGVMFADWELIGVPHRLVIGDRGLKDGKLEYQGRRDAEATLLPVEDAAQTVIGKVRAALAR; from the coding sequence ATGAAAGCTTCCCGTTTCTTTATCGGTACCCTCAAAGAAGCTCCCGCCGACGCAGAGATCGTCAGCCACAAGCTCATGGTGCGTGCCGGCATGATCCGGCGCGTCGCCGGCGGTATCTATAACTACCTGCCGATCGGCCTGCGCTCGATCCGCAAGGTGGAAGCCATCGTGCGCGAAGAAATGAACCGGGCAGGCGCGATCGAGTTGTTGATGCCGGCCGTGCAGCCGGCCGAGTTGTGGCAGGAATCGGGCCGCTGGGAAAAGTACGGCCCCGAGCTGCTGCGCTTCAAGGACCGCAAGCAGTCCGATTTCGTGATCGGACCGACCCACGAAGAAGTGGTCACTGATATTGCGCGTAATCAGATCAAGAGCTATCGGCAGTTGCCGGTGAACTTCTATCAGGTCCAGACAAAGTTCCGCGACGAGATCCGTCCGCGTTTCGGCGTGATGCGCGGGCGCGAATTCATCATGAAAGATGCCTACTCGTTCGACAAGGACATGGACGGTCTGCGCGAGTCGTATCGCAAGATGTACGACGCGTACGTGCGCATCTTCACGCGCCTCGGTCTGGACTTCCGCGCGGTGGCGGCGGACAACGGTTCGATCGGCGGCAGCGGCTCGCACGAATTTCACGTGATTGCCGAGACCGGTGAAGACGCGATTGCCTATTGCCCGACCTCCGACTTCGCGGCGAACGTCGAGGCGGCTGAAGCGCTGCCGCTCCACGCGGAACGCGCGGCGCCCGCCGAGGAAATGAAGAAGACCGCCACGCCCGGCAAGGCAAAGTGCGAGGCCGTGGCCGAGCTGCTGAACATTCCGCTTGAGCGCACCATCAAGTCGATCATTCTCGCAACCGAGAACGAAGGCGCCGGGCCGACTATCTGGCTGCTGATGCTACGCGGCGACCACGATCTGAACGAGATCAAGGCGAGCAAGCTGCCGGGTCTGGCCGATTTCCGTATGGCGACCGAGGCTGAAATCATCGAAACCTTCGGCACGCCGCCGGGCTACCTCGGCCCGCTCAACACGAAGAAGCCGGTCAAGGTCGTGGCGGATCGCACGGTCGCGAACATGAGCGACTTCGTGGTCGGCTCGAACGAGGTGGATTACCACACCACCGGCGTGAACTGGGGCCGCGATCTGCCGGAACCGGTCGTCGCCGACATTCGCAACGTGAAGAAGGGCGATCCGTCGCCGGACGGCAAGGGTGTGATCGACATCTGCCGCGGTATCGAAGTGGGCCACGTGTTCCAGCTCGGCACCAAGTATTCCGAAGCCATGAACGCGACCTGCCTCGACGAAACCGGCAAGCCGCGCCCGATGGAAATGGGCTGCTACGGTATCGGCGTCACGCGTATCCTGGGCGCCGCGATCGAACAGAATTTCGACGATAGAGGCATCATCTGGCCGGAATCGATCGCGCCGTTCGAAGTCGTGCTGTGCCCGATGGGTTATGACCGCAGCGAAGCCGTGCGCGAGGCGGCCGACAAGCTGTACGCAACGCTCGTCGAGGCGGGCATCGACGTGATCCTCGACGACCGCGGCGAGCGCCCCGGCGTCATGTTCGCCGACTGGGAACTGATCGGTGTGCCGCATCGCCTCGTAATCGGCGACCGTGGCCTCAAGGACGGCAAGCTCGAATATCAGGGCCGCCGCGACGCTGAGGCGACGCTGCTGCCGGTCGAAGACGCCGCGCAAACGGTGATCGGCAAGGTTCGCGCAGCGTTGGCCCGCTAA
- a CDS encoding MarC family protein — protein sequence MEYTFLSATILLILITDPLGNIPLFISCLRGVSPKRRTIVILREVAIAFAILLIFMVVGDGFLRMMSLTDQSLRIGGGIVLFLIALRMVFPHPDGPFGGDTRGGEPLIVPLAIPALAGPSALATVMLLTSQAPGKMFEWIAALTVTMIVCAVVLMLAERIQAWLGERAMMAFERLMGLVLVAISVEMMLGGIRSFVHQL from the coding sequence GTGGAGTACACCTTCCTGTCCGCGACCATCCTGCTGATTCTGATCACCGACCCGCTCGGCAACATTCCGCTCTTCATCAGCTGTCTGCGCGGTGTGTCGCCGAAGCGGCGCACGATCGTCATTCTCCGCGAGGTGGCGATCGCCTTCGCGATCCTGCTGATCTTCATGGTGGTCGGCGACGGCTTTCTGCGCATGATGAGCCTGACCGATCAGTCGCTGCGCATTGGCGGCGGGATCGTGCTGTTTCTCATCGCGCTGAGGATGGTGTTTCCGCACCCGGACGGTCCATTCGGCGGCGACACGCGCGGCGGCGAACCGTTGATCGTGCCGCTCGCCATTCCGGCGTTGGCGGGACCGTCCGCGTTGGCTACCGTGATGCTGCTGACGTCGCAGGCGCCTGGCAAGATGTTCGAGTGGATCGCCGCGCTGACCGTCACGATGATCGTCTGTGCGGTCGTGCTGATGCTGGCGGAACGCATTCAGGCGTGGCTCGGCGAGCGTGCCATGATGGCCTTCGAACGGTTGATGGGTCTCGTGCTGGTGGCGATTTCGGTCGAGATGATGCTTGGCGGTATCCGGTCGTTCGTGCATCAACTGTGA
- a CDS encoding RNA pyrophosphohydrolase, with the protein MLDREGFRPNVGIILLNAHNEVFWGKRLREHSWQFPQGGIKYGETPVQAMYRELHEETGLLPEHVKVIGRTRDWLRYEVPDKFIKREVRGHYRGQKQIWFLLRMVGRDCDICLRATDHPEFDAWRWNEYWVPLDCVIEFKRDVYQLALTELSRFMRRAAPRAEKPGGHHGPRYPRIASSMENPPDSTVMTVTTVTSVTSVSIETSVHATIASDCGPGSGSTAEVGAAPEHEDESARETAGSLFRPGVRN; encoded by the coding sequence ATGCTGGATCGTGAAGGCTTTCGCCCGAACGTCGGCATCATCCTCTTGAACGCGCACAACGAGGTGTTTTGGGGCAAACGGCTCCGTGAACATTCCTGGCAGTTTCCGCAAGGGGGCATCAAGTACGGAGAGACCCCCGTGCAAGCGATGTATCGGGAGTTACACGAAGAAACCGGGCTGCTTCCTGAGCACGTCAAGGTGATTGGTCGCACGCGCGACTGGTTGCGTTACGAGGTGCCTGACAAGTTCATCAAGCGCGAAGTACGCGGTCATTACCGCGGCCAGAAACAAATCTGGTTTTTGCTCCGGATGGTTGGACGCGACTGCGACATCTGCTTGCGCGCCACCGACCACCCTGAGTTCGATGCGTGGCGCTGGAACGAGTACTGGGTGCCGCTCGACTGTGTGATCGAGTTCAAGCGGGATGTGTATCAGTTGGCGCTGACGGAGCTGTCCCGTTTCATGCGCCGGGCTGCGCCGCGTGCGGAAAAACCTGGCGGGCATCATGGGCCGCGTTATCCCCGGATAGCGTCGTCAATGGAAAATCCGCCGGATTCCACGGTAATGACGGTGACCACCGTAACCTCGGTGACATCCGTCAGCATCGAAACATCGGTTCACGCAACGATCGCGTCCGATTGCGGTCCGGGCTCCGGGTCAACGGCCGAGGTAGGTGCCGCGCCGGAACACGAAGACGAATCGGCGCGCGAAACGGCCGGCTCGCTGTTCCGCCCGGGCGTGCGCAATTAA
- a CDS encoding hypoxanthine-guanine phosphoribosyltransferase, which produces MNREEALHIFSHSEEIVSADDVNASISGMAAAIRDEMSEDFPLVLSVMGGAAVFTGMLLPHLDFPLEFDYIHLTRYRNTTKGGNEMQWRVAPAESVKDRVVLVLDDILDEGETMAAIRDRILAMGAKRFLSAVLCEKIIPKAKPLRPDYCGFEVPDRYVFGCGMDAKGYWRNLPTIRALTEGA; this is translated from the coding sequence ATGAACCGCGAAGAAGCTCTCCACATTTTTAGCCACTCCGAAGAAATCGTTTCGGCCGACGACGTCAACGCGTCGATCAGCGGCATGGCGGCCGCCATCCGCGACGAGATGAGCGAGGACTTCCCGCTCGTGCTGTCGGTCATGGGCGGCGCGGCGGTCTTCACCGGCATGCTGTTGCCGCACCTCGATTTCCCGCTCGAGTTCGACTACATCCATCTGACCCGCTACCGCAACACCACCAAAGGCGGCAACGAGATGCAATGGCGCGTGGCGCCGGCGGAGTCGGTGAAGGATCGCGTCGTGCTGGTGCTCGACGATATTCTCGACGAAGGCGAGACGATGGCCGCGATCCGCGACCGCATTCTCGCGATGGGCGCGAAGCGCTTCCTGAGCGCGGTGCTGTGCGAAAAGATCATTCCGAAGGCCAAGCCGCTGCGCCCGGATTACTGCGGGTTCGAAGTGCCGGACCGTTATGTGTTCGGCTGCGGCATGGATGCGAAGGGTTACTGGCGTAACCTGCCCACGATTCGCGCGCTGACTGAAGGCGCTTGA
- a CDS encoding cytochrome C assembly family protein, with amino-acid sequence MDIVLYALTALLYGGLAVAGWRSHRHAAVRPMLESVPPVPAAAGGSAASGMSTSGRALLFVALLAHGVLLHTTIFPQNAMVFGFAFALSAMFWLGAGIYWIESFFFPLDGLRLLVLPLACVASLLPLAFNGVRVLPYSAAPMFKLHFLIANIAYGLFAIAALHAVLMLLVERRLHAMRGGVAQRHAAAAGNGWLSSWLDTLPPLLTLEKLLFRLIGAGFVLLTLTLVSGILFSEQLVDRALQLDHKTVFAILSWVMFGALLTARKVSGWRGRAALRWVLASFVALLLAYVGSRFVFEVLLHRAVV; translated from the coding sequence ATGGATATTGTACTGTATGCCCTCACTGCGCTCCTCTACGGCGGTTTAGCCGTGGCCGGCTGGCGCTCGCACCGGCACGCCGCCGTGCGCCCCATGCTCGAAAGCGTGCCGCCAGTGCCGGCCGCCGCGGGCGGTTCGGCCGCTTCGGGCATGAGCACGTCGGGCCGCGCGCTGCTGTTCGTGGCGCTGCTCGCTCACGGCGTGCTGCTGCATACCACCATCTTTCCCCAGAACGCGATGGTGTTCGGTTTCGCGTTCGCGCTGTCGGCTATGTTCTGGCTGGGCGCCGGCATCTACTGGATCGAGAGTTTTTTCTTTCCGCTCGACGGTTTGCGCCTGCTGGTTCTGCCGCTCGCGTGCGTCGCCTCGCTGTTGCCGCTTGCGTTCAACGGCGTGCGCGTGCTGCCGTATTCCGCCGCGCCAATGTTCAAGCTGCACTTCCTGATCGCCAACATCGCGTATGGTCTGTTTGCGATCGCGGCGCTGCATGCGGTTCTGATGCTGCTGGTCGAGCGGCGTCTGCACGCCATGCGCGGCGGCGTCGCCCAGCGGCATGCGGCCGCGGCGGGCAACGGCTGGTTGTCGAGCTGGCTCGATACGCTGCCGCCGCTCCTCACGCTGGAGAAGCTGCTGTTCCGTCTGATCGGCGCGGGTTTCGTCCTGCTGACGCTCACGCTGGTGTCGGGCATCCTGTTCAGCGAGCAATTGGTCGACCGTGCGTTGCAACTCGATCACAAGACCGTGTTCGCGATTCTTTCCTGGGTGATGTTCGGCGCGCTGCTGACCGCGCGCAAGGTTTCCGGCTGGCGCGGCCGTGCGGCATTGCGCTGGGTGCTGGCGTCGTTCGTCGCGCTGTTGCTGGCGTACGTCGGCAGCCGTTTTGTTTTCGAGGTGCTGTTGCACCGTGCTGTAGTGTGA